Within Scomber scombrus chromosome 12, fScoSco1.1, whole genome shotgun sequence, the genomic segment TCGTTGTCTCTGCAGATGATGATGTTCACTGGCCAAGCGGCTCTTTTACATTGGAAGGTGGTTGGatgttgttggtggtgttggAGTTGGCGTTGTTCCTCCTTATACTCTCCATCCTGAGGGAGGAGGAGTTGAGTGGACTCCTCTTGAGGACTTTGTTAGCTAAGAAGCTGCAGGTCTTCCTGTACTGGTGACGGAGCAGCGAGTAGACAAATGGGTCACTTGCCGCCTTGCTGTAGGCCAAACATTTAGATAGCACGCCCCAGTGAGGGCTTATGGGTCCTGGGGAAAAGAGCTCTACAATTCTAACTCAaataaagcaaaagaaaaaaaaggagaaaaaaaagccacacacaatgagaaaaataagcATTATTCTTAGATCAGTGCAACTGGAGTGGAAGACATCTGAAGCAAATGAGCATCCCCCAGTGCTGTAATATTGTGAAAATGTCACTGAAATGTCATCACTGAGTTGGGGAATATGAACTGATGGATGTCATTTTTACTGACTCTTGCAGATTAAAACAATGTTATGATATCTAGTGCCTGTTTTGTCCTAATAAATCACATTATAGccattcatttttgtgcattgttTTGTTGGTAATCTGTCTTCTTAATTAGTGCGATATCCTTAAGTCTAACACATCTCACCACCACACAGGCGCTAATGTGCTTCCTTTCTATTTCCATTCCACAAATCTAGCAGCTTTTGACAGGCTGCCGCCACTAATACTGGGGCTAATACTAATGAGAGCCAGTGATAAGATCACTGACTCATTTGctatctctctcttcctctgcctctctccctctcatcttCCCCAGTTGTTGAAGATTGGTGACAAGGATTAAACAATGTGTGTGGAGCCAATAAGCTATGACATTGCGAAGAAAGAAGCCGTTAAAAATATTAGATAACAAgacaacattgaaaataattatCACCACCTGTATTGAGATGATAAGCCACATTAGCAATCACAACAAGGTATCTTGCAAGGTATCTTGAAAGCCCAGAATCACCCTGTCAAATAGATTAATTCTTGGGAGAGTTGTTCTACAAATTAAGCTGAATGGAGAAGgtaatttaagacatttttctgtTGCCGAGCGAAGATAAAATGTGCAGCTGTAGTTCAGTGGTCTGTctcatttcatcttttcatcttttgattcaaaagacagaaacaggCAGGAAGCCTTGAAATGTTTTGATATGTACATAATGTTAAATACCTCATATCTCTGCATTCTCACATACTCACACAGAAAACAGTCGCAGAAAACAGTATGCTCACCTTGTGATGACATAAGGGGTGAAGCACACCACAAATGTGCCGATGAATGTACTGATCTTCTTGGTGGCCCTCTGCCTCCTACGCTTCTGTTCATCCAAGCATTTCTGGCGCACACTGCCAAAGCACACAGGTACCATTATCTACCCAGGAGGCATGATCAGAGATATGCGGACATAATGAAGCAGACCACAGAGAAAGCGTGTGGGATGGTCAAAAGAATGCAATGAACTGTGCACTGTTATCAGTTACATTGGAGCAATTTCACACTGCTCAGATATTGTTATGCAAATTACAGCAATTCAAAGTGTAATGGTTTGACCAGAAATAAGCGTGAATGGCAAATGATAGACAGGACAATAGGAGAAATATAGTTGCCGATCTTAATAACAGGTAGTATTGTAATGACTAACAGCAGGCATTTGTAATGTTTGTACTAATtggtgcagcagcagaaagTGTTGCCTTATCTGTATAGGCTGCATGTTTCCGGTTGGTTCACACACTTTTGATATAATGAAATACAGCTTCAGCTCAAAATTATTTCCATTGTAAATTTTCATAGGCAAAAAATTTGATTAATGGTTTGACAAAGGCCAATAGTTCCTTTAAAGTGCTGTAAATCATTGATAATGCATAATTAGCACTTTTGGTTGATAAATATATACagctattattttattacaaatcaattaataaatacagCTTTTCACGACTGTATGCAAGAAGGGCAAGTATTGGTGGAACCAGTTCTGATTTTGCCACAGGGTCAACATCCTTCAATGGTTCACATATTGGACAAAATGAAAGGGAAAAGACATTGAAAATTCAATGAAAGACAACTGCATTAAGAGGACAAATGGATTAGACTGAATTCACCTCTGATGATGGTTTACCTGGGGTGAATATCCACAAGCAGCAGCAACGTCTGCATGGTGATCACGTCGATGCGTCTACAGTGAAACCTTGCAACTTTCAGCACTTTCAGATACGTTACACACATCACGATAAGTGTGAGGAGGAACGTGAGAGACTGCAAAGCCACGCTGAAAATGATAAACTGCGTCCCGGATCCCTTCGCCCTCACATTGCAGAGGGTGCACGACGCGTAAAGGTGGTTGTACCCGACCCAGGAGCTGCAAGTGGCCACTGTGGAGAAACAAAGTGAGTGTATCCACGTGTACCCCAGCGCTATCAATGCATCCCGGTGCCGTATTCTTGAGTGGTAGCTCAGTGGGAACACCACCGCCACCCACCTATCGATGCTGAGAGCAGCCATGCTGAGCATAGAGTTTGTGGTGAGAAAAGTGTCAAGGAAACCAACAATTTGACAGATGCCGCTACCTCCGGGGTGACCTGTGGTGATGAGCCCGACCAGAGTTAGTGGCATGTTGGACACGCTTAGCAAGAGGTTGCAAAACGTCAAGTTGAGAATGAAAAGACCTGGTACCTGTTTGCGGATCTCCGGGTTGTACAGAAAGCAGATCAGCACCACAACGTTGGACAGCAGCGACACGACAATAATCCCTGAAACCAACACGGATGCAACTATGTCCGCTGCGTGCATTGTGCTCCCTCTTAAATATCCAAACTTTTGATGAGTGCATCCACAGTCCAGATGCAGGCTGTCATCGTAAGTCACAATATATATGCGTCCAGTACATTGTCATGCTTACCCTTCCCAGGCTCCAAATGCCTTCAGTAAATGTAGTCTCTCCAGCAGCGCCCACAATTAGATCGCACGGAATTCATAGAGAGAATGCTCACCTGGTTATTATGAGGAAATTTGGAAGTGCGTTTCATGGGAATGGGGTCACAGCTGGATCATTCTTCTCGTGTGGCGCTGCGGTAGTTTTCAAGCACCCTTCTCCTGTCGCGGCTCTCCCCGCTCAGAGGCTCTTGGCTGCGCAATTGCGCATTGACATGATGGGCAGCTTTGAAAAGACATGCAAACACTTGAAGCTTTCGATCTCTGTGCTACTTATATTATCTCATCTGCCAGAGTCTGGAGCACGGCGGTGCACCAC encodes:
- the LOC133992156 gene encoding G-protein coupled receptor 26-like — encoded protein: MHAADIVASVLVSGIIVVSLLSNVVVLICFLYNPEIRKQVPGLFILNLTFCNLLLSVSNMPLTLVGLITTGHPGGSGICQIVGFLDTFLTTNSMLSMAALSIDRWVAVVFPLSYHSRIRHRDALIALGYTWIHSLCFSTVATCSSWVGYNHLYASCTLCNVRAKGSGTQFIIFSVALQSLTFLLTLIVMCVTYLKVLKVARFHCRRIDVITMQTLLLLVDIHPSVRQKCLDEQKRRRQRATKKISTFIGTFVVCFTPYVITR